One window of the Crassaminicella thermophila genome contains the following:
- a CDS encoding DUF4392 domain-containing protein has protein sequence MNKKNSEEIFEKIDHVIRKNLHQRGMHKIKLPGEIQRAAAELLKSSTVFIVTGFCIRDTLTGETDGPIGAIALASALEQLGKKVVLITDNYSKEMLYKCCLIKNVVAPIEIVPYKNEKKFCDQLFNTYRPSHIVAIERPGRAKDGRCYSMRGEDISDVVPNTDILFEKAKELGIITLAVGDGGNEVGMGKVSTFIVDFVKHGEKICAAISTDYLIVAGVSNWGGHALTAALSLLTNTMLLHDIKTEILILKSIIEAGGVDGCSKKRELTVDGLSLKENLKILKKLRTIVEFGIREYKTNKRVI, from the coding sequence TTGAATAAAAAAAATTCCGAAGAAATTTTTGAAAAAATAGATCATGTTATAAGAAAAAATTTACATCAAAGAGGAATGCATAAGATTAAATTGCCAGGAGAAATACAAAGAGCAGCAGCAGAACTTTTAAAAAGTTCTACAGTTTTTATCGTTACAGGTTTTTGTATAAGAGATACCCTTACCGGTGAGACAGATGGGCCTATTGGAGCTATAGCTTTGGCTAGTGCATTAGAACAATTAGGGAAAAAAGTGGTACTCATAACAGATAACTATTCTAAAGAAATGTTATATAAGTGTTGCTTGATAAAAAATGTTGTTGCACCCATAGAAATTGTTCCTTATAAAAATGAAAAAAAATTTTGTGATCAACTATTTAATACTTATAGACCATCTCATATAGTAGCTATAGAAAGACCCGGAAGAGCAAAGGATGGCCGCTGTTATTCCATGAGAGGAGAGGATATTAGTGATGTTGTTCCAAATACAGATATATTGTTTGAAAAAGCAAAAGAGCTTGGCATTATTACATTAGCTGTTGGAGATGGAGGAAATGAAGTAGGAATGGGAAAAGTTTCAACATTTATTGTAGATTTTGTAAAGCATGGGGAAAAAATATGTGCGGCTATCAGTACAGATTATCTTATTGTTGCAGGGGTATCTAATTGGGGAGGTCATGCTCTAACGGCAGCACTTTCACTTCTTACGAATACAATGCTGCTTCATGATATAAAAACAGAAATCCTTATATTAAAGAGCATAATAGAAGCTGGAGGTGTAGATGGATGTAGCAAAAAAAGAGAATTAACTGTAGATGGTCTAAGTTTAAAAGAGAATCTTAAAATTCTTAAAAAATTAAGAACAATAGTAGAATTTGGAATCCGTGAATACAAGACCAATAAACGAGTTATATAG
- a CDS encoding ATP-dependent metallopeptidase FtsH/Yme1/Tma family protein → MRKSLFYIVFFLCIGLSILGFYSIEKHIIILPFLGEKLIAICMTIVFIQSFYLFTKKDNSKAYANVPKNNQKNEKKSLKSSVKLEDVAGLEEVKEEIMEIADFIVNTEKYKKIGAKVPKGILLYGPPGTGKTLLASALAGETNTEFIVASGSEFMEKYVGVGAKRVRELFEKAKEKSPCIIFIDEIDAIGTKRSEEGQSEVNQTLNQLLTEMDGFKLEEEEVILVIGATNRIDILDTALLRPGRFDKHIYIGNPNKIAREQILKVHTKNKPLSKDVNLESIAIKTHGLSGAHISSIVNEAAILAVRNHRDQLIQEDFDNAIERVIAGLKIKNSTVTENEKKIVSFHEAGHALVGNLLNIHAIEKISIIPTSQALGYVLNASSEDKYLYTKNDLLKKVQSILAGRAAEEVAFGEVTTGAKDDLSKATDIILGMICEYGMSDLGNRTFNTKMIYGNMKEINKELKKIIDQCYEDTLQLLHEHKTCLIAIAEYLFINETLTGEELNKIIQKYSN, encoded by the coding sequence ATGAGAAAAAGTTTATTTTACATAGTATTTTTTCTATGTATCGGACTATCCATTCTTGGATTTTATTCTATTGAAAAACACATTATTATACTTCCTTTCTTAGGTGAAAAATTAATCGCAATATGCATGACAATTGTGTTTATTCAGTCCTTTTATCTTTTCACAAAAAAAGATAATTCAAAAGCTTATGCCAATGTTCCAAAAAATAATCAAAAAAATGAAAAAAAAAGCTTAAAATCTTCTGTAAAGTTAGAAGATGTAGCAGGCCTTGAAGAAGTAAAAGAAGAAATTATGGAAATTGCTGATTTTATTGTAAACACTGAAAAATATAAAAAAATTGGAGCAAAGGTTCCAAAAGGCATATTGCTTTATGGTCCTCCTGGTACAGGTAAAACTTTATTAGCATCTGCTTTAGCTGGAGAAACAAATACAGAGTTCATCGTTGCAAGTGGTTCAGAATTCATGGAAAAATATGTAGGAGTAGGTGCAAAAAGAGTAAGAGAATTGTTCGAAAAAGCAAAAGAAAAATCTCCCTGTATCATATTTATTGATGAAATTGATGCTATTGGAACAAAAAGAAGTGAAGAAGGCCAATCAGAAGTTAACCAAACCCTCAATCAATTACTCACTGAAATGGATGGATTCAAACTTGAAGAGGAAGAAGTAATCCTAGTAATAGGTGCTACAAACCGAATTGATATATTAGATACTGCCCTTTTAAGACCAGGAAGGTTTGATAAACACATATATATAGGCAACCCAAACAAAATAGCAAGAGAACAAATATTAAAAGTTCATACAAAAAATAAACCCTTATCAAAAGATGTCAATTTAGAATCGATCGCAATAAAAACCCATGGATTATCAGGAGCTCATATATCTAGTATTGTAAATGAAGCTGCCATATTAGCAGTGAGAAATCATAGAGATCAGCTTATACAAGAGGACTTTGATAATGCCATTGAAAGGGTTATTGCTGGATTAAAAATAAAAAATTCAACTGTCACAGAAAATGAAAAAAAAATTGTTTCTTTTCATGAAGCAGGACATGCTCTTGTAGGAAACCTCCTTAATATACATGCTATTGAAAAAATATCTATTATCCCTACTAGCCAAGCCTTAGGATATGTCCTTAATGCATCATCAGAAGATAAGTATTTGTATACAAAAAATGATTTATTAAAAAAGGTACAAAGTATTTTAGCAGGAAGAGCCGCAGAAGAAGTTGCTTTTGGAGAGGTTACAACGGGAGCAAAAGATGACTTAAGTAAAGCAACAGATATCATATTAGGAATGATCTGCGAATATGGTATGAGTGATTTGGGAAATAGAACCTTCAATACTAAAATGATTTATGGAAATATGAAAGAAATAAACAAGGAATTAAAAAAAATTATTGATCAGTGTTATGAAGATACCCTTCAGCTTCTTCATGAACATAAAACTTGCCTTATAGCTATTGCTGAGTATCTATTTATAAATGAAACCTTAACAGGTGAAGAATTAAATAAAATTATACAAAAATACAGCAATTAA
- a CDS encoding poly(R)-hydroxyalkanoic acid synthase subunit PhaE has translation MFFLDAYNNFMGQWVDSQKKVIDMWQESFAPKDEKKDSAKVNNMEEAMKNQMEIFNQWVEMMSDMFTKNISLFGGGPTKEVLDKMMNSANIYSYLYRFWDELNKQATANPTDYVQKVFSKWQNEYIKTFSNHFVSYLPEPTQNIFKESMEIYQMYFDNVKKFSQPWLENAKEFQKLMGTNIYQDKDAFFNYVKLWGENYEKTFGKFFDTPIMGINREYFEKQMESIDSFMKYTNTLSEFSATIFSVGLETMEKIAQDLQNMMQNESHPKTFKEFYEYWWRKNEEAYKNLFQTDDFSSLLAQVVDASVVFKKNYDKLLEQQLAFLPFPTKTDMNSLYKTVYELKKSVRKTRKELNELEKRLKEKGE, from the coding sequence ATGTTTTTTCTAGATGCATATAATAATTTCATGGGACAATGGGTTGATTCACAAAAGAAAGTTATAGATATGTGGCAAGAAAGCTTTGCACCTAAAGATGAAAAAAAAGATTCAGCTAAAGTGAATAATATGGAAGAGGCTATGAAAAATCAAATGGAAATTTTTAATCAGTGGGTTGAAATGATGAGCGATATGTTTACGAAAAATATTAGCTTATTTGGAGGAGGGCCTACTAAAGAGGTATTAGATAAAATGATGAATAGTGCAAATATTTATTCATATTTGTATCGTTTTTGGGACGAGCTAAATAAACAGGCTACAGCAAATCCTACAGATTATGTACAAAAAGTTTTTAGTAAGTGGCAAAACGAATATATAAAAACTTTTTCGAATCATTTTGTATCATATTTACCTGAACCTACACAAAATATATTTAAAGAGTCTATGGAAATTTATCAAATGTATTTTGATAATGTTAAAAAATTTTCTCAGCCATGGTTAGAAAATGCTAAGGAGTTTCAAAAGTTAATGGGTACAAATATTTATCAAGATAAAGATGCTTTCTTTAATTATGTAAAGCTTTGGGGAGAAAATTATGAAAAAACATTTGGAAAATTCTTTGATACTCCTATTATGGGAATCAATAGAGAATATTTTGAAAAACAAATGGAAAGTATAGATTCCTTTATGAAATATACAAATACTTTAAGTGAATTTTCTGCTACTATTTTTAGCGTAGGACTTGAAACTATGGAAAAAATAGCACAAGATTTACAAAATATGATGCAGAATGAAAGTCATCCAAAGACTTTTAAAGAGTTTTATGAGTATTGGTGGAGAAAAAATGAAGAGGCTTATAAAAATCTTTTTCAAACAGATGATTTTTCAAGTTTGTTAGCTCAAGTCGTTGATGCTAGTGTTGTTTTTAAGAAAAATTATGATAAATTACTTGAGCAGCAATTAGCTTTTTTACCTTTCCCAACTAAGACAGATATGAATAGTCTTTATAAGACAGTTTATGAACTAAAAAAATCAGTTAGAAAGACAAGAAAAGAGCTTAATGAGTTAGAAAAAAGATTAAAAGAAAAGGGCGAGTAG
- a CDS encoding DUF3870 domain-containing protein: MVYEKNTIYVLGTSKISKNDPIAALYDILFIGIILERDSGKIIDSTCNMVRDVTSDFIKSILVGYQLLDDIDEIIDEIKDRFYGMAQKAVIAAIKDARNKYMMIRNQ, encoded by the coding sequence TTGGTATATGAAAAGAATACAATCTATGTTTTAGGTACCTCAAAAATTAGTAAAAATGATCCTATTGCAGCTTTATATGATATACTGTTTATAGGGATTATATTAGAAAGAGATAGTGGTAAAATTATTGATTCTACTTGTAATATGGTAAGAGATGTTACGAGTGATTTTATTAAATCTATATTGGTAGGCTATCAGCTATTAGATGATATAGATGAAATTATAGATGAAATAAAGGATAGATTTTATGGGATGGCACAAAAGGCAGTTATTGCTGCTATAAAAGATGCACGCAATAAGTACATGATGATTAGAAATCAATAA
- the phaC gene encoding class III poly(R)-hydroxyalkanoic acid synthase subunit PhaC encodes MYSTFGIDIEKSMKEMFDIQKKFLKGIEILQNLEEIDVDATPKDLVFEEDKMKLYHYKPFTKRPCKVPTLIVYALVNRPYMMDIQPDRSVIKNLLELGLDLYIIDWGYPTSEDMFLTMDDYINGYINDAVDYILQSRNIEKVNLIGVCQGGTFSTIYSSLYPKKVNSLTTMVTPIDFDIEEGLLFKWGKYLNIDNMVDAYGVIPGSMMNYGYMMLKPFQLMLDKYVGMLDNMDNPEVMKNFMRMEKWIFDSPDQAGETIRQFVNDLYKENKLVKGTLEVGGKKVNLKNIDMPLLNIYAEYDHLVPPTSSKALNDLVSSKDKELFSFSVGHIGMYVSSKSQKEIAPKMAKWIKDHSK; translated from the coding sequence ATGTATTCAACTTTTGGAATAGATATTGAAAAATCAATGAAAGAGATGTTTGATATACAAAAAAAATTTTTGAAAGGGATAGAGATACTTCAAAATTTAGAAGAAATAGATGTAGATGCAACACCAAAGGATCTTGTGTTTGAAGAAGATAAAATGAAGCTATATCACTATAAACCATTTACAAAAAGACCTTGTAAAGTACCAACTTTAATTGTTTATGCTTTAGTTAACCGTCCGTATATGATGGATATTCAGCCTGACCGTAGTGTTATAAAAAACTTACTAGAATTAGGACTTGATCTATATATTATTGATTGGGGATATCCTACGTCAGAAGATATGTTTCTTACGATGGATGATTATATAAATGGATACATCAATGATGCTGTTGATTATATATTACAGTCACGAAATATTGAAAAAGTAAATCTTATAGGGGTGTGTCAGGGAGGAACATTTTCTACAATATATTCATCCCTTTATCCAAAGAAGGTAAATAGCTTAACTACGATGGTTACTCCTATTGACTTTGATATAGAAGAGGGACTTTTATTTAAATGGGGTAAATACTTAAATATAGATAATATGGTAGATGCTTATGGTGTTATACCTGGTTCTATGATGAATTATGGTTACATGATGCTTAAACCATTTCAGTTAATGTTAGATAAATATGTTGGGATGTTAGATAATATGGATAATCCAGAAGTTATGAAGAACTTTATGAGAATGGAGAAGTGGATATTTGATAGTCCTGACCAGGCAGGGGAAACCATTCGTCAATTTGTGAATGATTTATATAAGGAAAATAAACTGGTAAAAGGAACCCTTGAAGTAGGTGGAAAAAAGGTTAATCTGAAAAATATAGATATGCCATTGCTTAATATTTATGCAGAATATGATCATTTAGTACCTCCTACATCTAGTAAAGCTTTGAATGATTTGGTATCTAGTAAAGATAAAGAGTTATTCTCTTTTTCTGTAGGACATATTGGTATGTATGTAAGTTCTAAGTCCCAAAAGGAAATAGCTCCTAAAATGGCTAAATGGATAAAAGATCATTCAAAATAG
- a CDS encoding aldo/keto reductase produces the protein MIYKEYGKTGKMVSAVGFGGMRFDLSKSNEENAELLIYASSKGINYFDTAPTYCENRSEDIYGIAFKNMPNNFYVSTKGMPTRFDTKEKAKDAVKRSLEKLGVDKIHFYHIWCLRKMEHYELAMKPRGQYEGLLECKEEGLIEHIVFSSHQPGHEIKKILDEGKMEGVLLGVNILNFPYRWDGVVSAYNSGYGVVAMNPLAGGAIPKYEKELSFIGSNGETPTEAALRFTIASKQITVTLNGFSTKDQIDMACRIADEATTFNDKDLERIQKRLGENMNAVCTGCGYCWDCPKEIPVPAYMQFYNEKQMFGKSDEKMIKDIKREHEWGLLVGRKASAKDCIRCGKCEEACTQHLPIIERLKEIDKWEQKNSKL, from the coding sequence ATGATTTACAAGGAATATGGAAAAACAGGAAAAATGGTTTCTGCAGTAGGATTTGGAGGGATGCGTTTTGATCTTTCTAAGAGTAATGAAGAAAATGCAGAACTATTAATATATGCAAGTAGTAAAGGGATTAATTATTTTGATACAGCTCCGACTTATTGTGAGAATAGAAGTGAAGATATTTATGGAATTGCTTTTAAGAATATGCCTAATAACTTTTATGTTTCTACAAAAGGTATGCCTACAAGATTTGATACAAAAGAGAAAGCTAAAGATGCAGTGAAAAGATCCCTAGAGAAATTAGGGGTAGATAAGATTCACTTTTATCATATATGGTGTCTTAGAAAGATGGAACACTACGAGTTGGCGATGAAGCCTAGGGGACAATATGAAGGTCTTTTAGAATGTAAAGAAGAAGGCTTAATTGAGCATATTGTTTTTTCATCTCATCAGCCAGGTCATGAAATTAAGAAAATTTTAGATGAAGGAAAAATGGAAGGAGTACTTTTAGGCGTTAATATCTTAAACTTCCCTTATCGATGGGATGGGGTTGTGAGTGCATATAATAGTGGTTATGGTGTAGTAGCAATGAATCCTTTAGCAGGAGGTGCTATTCCAAAATATGAGAAAGAACTTTCTTTTATTGGATCAAATGGAGAAACACCTACAGAGGCTGCACTTAGGTTTACTATTGCATCTAAACAGATTACAGTAACTTTAAATGGATTTAGCACAAAAGATCAGATTGATATGGCTTGTCGTATTGCAGATGAAGCTACTACCTTTAATGATAAAGACTTAGAAAGAATTCAAAAACGTCTTGGAGAAAATATGAATGCTGTATGTACAGGATGTGGTTACTGTTGGGATTGTCCAAAAGAAATTCCAGTTCCTGCATATATGCAGTTTTATAATGAAAAGCAAATGTTTGGAAAGAGCGATGAAAAGATGATAAAAGATATTAAAAGAGAGCATGAATGGGGATTATTGGTTGGGCGAAAAGCAAGTGCTAAGGATTGTATAAGGTGTGGAAAATGTGAAGAAGCTTGTACGCAGCATCTTCCTATTATAGAACGATTAAAAGAAATTGATAAATGGGAACAAAAAAATAGTAAATTGTAG
- a CDS encoding MaoC family dehydratase, whose protein sequence is MVIDKKYEEIKIGDTASLSKIITEEDITGFANVTGDYNPIHLDTDFASKTMFKKRIAHGMLTSSLISAVLGTELPGANTLYLSQNMKFLAPAYIGDQLTAVVEVKEKRDEKRILILKTIVRNQSGTEIVSGEAVVKKM, encoded by the coding sequence ATGGTAATAGATAAAAAATATGAGGAAATAAAGATCGGTGATACAGCTAGTCTTTCTAAGATTATAACAGAAGAAGATATTACTGGATTTGCTAATGTTACAGGTGATTACAATCCGATACATCTTGATACTGATTTTGCTTCTAAGACAATGTTTAAAAAAAGGATTGCACATGGAATGCTTACTAGTTCTTTGATTTCTGCTGTTTTAGGAACAGAATTACCAGGTGCAAATACTCTTTATCTATCTCAAAATATGAAGTTTTTAGCACCTGCTTATATAGGAGATCAGTTGACGGCTGTTGTAGAAGTAAAAGAAAAAAGAGATGAAAAAAGGATTCTGATATTAAAAACAATTGTTAGAAATCAATCAGGTACTGAGATTGTAAGTGGAGAAGCTGTAGTAAAAAAAATGTAA
- a CDS encoding sodium/proline symporter, whose translation MTTARIVFFCYLCCLIGVGFYFSKRTKTVEGYLLGGRSLGPAVTALTMQATAMSGYMFMGGPSYAFSIGWFSLFYAVGDAGGSIVNISILGKKMRRLSEILGCLSPIEYLEKRYESSTIRVVGSAIALVFLSAYVIAQFIAAGKALSSLLGISYSVALIGGVTAILFYTVTGGYLAVAWNDFFQGIIMVTGMIGVLILALLKIGGLTSLNQKLAAIDPTYLSVWGKGLIYQNQWGVILGAILIYLVGYMGLPHVVVRHMSMKSSKTAKSALLYATFWNQLFVFTPYILGLIGIVMLPNLSDPEMVVPELAFMLFPGAIAAIILSAVMAAIITTADSLLMQTGSILSRDVYERFINPNASEKQLVLASRIMVFGTGIIGIAIALIQPPGVFTLVVFAFGVLANSFLVPYVAAVYWDKANNMGALGAMIGGGLTNFIWTVAKLEIITYMHPFFAGLLASIACLFIFNRFGNKPSQKIIDAVHKAQGKNSSNVSKGIQNSTCKMLAPEANAVSIFIASRPKKTFQIQQ comes from the coding sequence ATGACAACTGCCCGCATCGTATTTTTTTGTTATCTTTGTTGTCTTATAGGAGTAGGGTTTTATTTTTCAAAACGTACAAAAACAGTAGAAGGCTATTTATTAGGCGGTAGAAGCTTAGGTCCTGCTGTTACTGCTCTTACCATGCAAGCTACTGCAATGAGTGGTTATATGTTCATGGGTGGGCCTTCATATGCTTTTAGTATAGGTTGGTTTAGTTTGTTCTATGCAGTAGGTGATGCAGGTGGAAGTATCGTAAATATTTCTATACTTGGTAAAAAAATGAGGCGTTTATCTGAAATACTAGGATGTCTCTCTCCTATAGAATACCTAGAAAAAAGATATGAATCCTCTACAATTAGAGTTGTTGGTTCTGCTATTGCTTTGGTATTTTTATCTGCATATGTTATCGCACAGTTTATCGCAGCAGGGAAAGCATTATCATCACTATTAGGAATCTCTTATTCAGTAGCTCTTATAGGTGGTGTTACTGCAATCTTATTCTATACTGTAACAGGAGGCTATTTGGCAGTTGCTTGGAACGATTTCTTTCAAGGAATTATAATGGTTACAGGTATGATTGGCGTTTTAATTTTAGCTCTTTTAAAAATTGGTGGTCTTACAAGCTTAAATCAAAAATTAGCAGCTATTGATCCTACCTATTTGAGTGTATGGGGAAAAGGATTAATATATCAAAATCAATGGGGTGTCATTTTAGGAGCTATACTAATATATCTAGTGGGATATATGGGCCTTCCTCATGTAGTTGTTCGTCATATGTCAATGAAAAGTTCTAAAACTGCAAAAAGTGCACTTCTTTATGCAACTTTTTGGAATCAATTATTTGTATTTACCCCTTATATTTTAGGATTAATAGGTATTGTAATGCTTCCAAACTTATCAGATCCTGAAATGGTTGTACCAGAACTTGCCTTTATGTTATTCCCTGGCGCAATTGCTGCAATTATTCTTTCAGCAGTTATGGCAGCCATTATTACAACAGCAGATTCATTACTTATGCAAACAGGTTCAATTTTATCTAGAGACGTATATGAGCGTTTCATCAATCCTAATGCATCTGAAAAACAATTAGTCCTAGCATCTCGTATCATGGTTTTTGGAACGGGTATTATAGGTATTGCTATCGCTCTTATACAACCTCCTGGTGTATTTACACTAGTTGTCTTTGCATTCGGAGTTTTAGCAAATTCATTCTTAGTACCATATGTTGCAGCAGTTTATTGGGATAAAGCAAATAATATGGGAGCCTTAGGTGCAATGATCGGCGGTGGTTTAACTAATTTTATTTGGACTGTAGCAAAACTTGAAATCATTACGTATATGCATCCATTCTTTGCAGGCTTACTTGCTTCTATTGCATGTTTATTTATTTTTAATAGATTTGGTAATAAACCTTCTCAAAAAATTATTGATGCTGTACATAAAGCACAAGGTAAAAATTCTAGCAATGTTTCTAAGGGAATACAAAATAGTACTTGTAAAATGCTAGCACCAGAAGCAAATGCTGTTTCAATCTTTATTGCTTCTAGACCGAAAAAAACATTCCAAATTCAGCAATAA